A genomic segment from Actinoplanes sichuanensis encodes:
- a CDS encoding MFS transporter: MSVRRGDLVRYATGSVGMGVWVTVPGLLLLYFLTHTLGVPPAVAGLTLLLPKIIDVVVHPYLGSRSDRAARRTGDRIGMLRAGLLLAVAMAGMFSVPAGLSGAPAALWVGGWFIAGNLLFACFQVPYLTTPSDLRVGYHERTRVFMVRMLFLTLGLLGAGVAAPALVAAGGRGDYARMAVLLSVVMVVSGLVAITGVRRLTAHAGFRAPAASHSTRADVAAAWRDRDFRALVLSYLFTGTTTHLFLAALPFYTEYVFENTKLTAVFMGAFLGPAVIAGPVWARVSRRIGKQRGLLVSQGVFVAGSLAPLSGYGLVPAVIMVVALGVAFAGLQLFAFSMVPDAVAAAAVQDTTRAGAYTGVWTATEATGTAIGPYLYAAVLAAGGFLATTDGQAVAQPSSARTALLLGFTVVPAALMAVALFFQLRWTLDRPDTPAVPPPALHP, from the coding sequence GTGAGCGTCCGGCGTGGTGACCTGGTCCGGTACGCCACCGGTTCGGTCGGGATGGGTGTCTGGGTCACGGTTCCCGGACTGCTGCTGTTGTACTTCCTCACCCACACGCTCGGCGTGCCGCCCGCGGTGGCCGGGCTCACGCTGCTCCTACCCAAGATCATCGATGTGGTCGTTCACCCGTACCTCGGAAGCCGCTCCGACCGCGCCGCCCGGCGCACCGGCGACCGGATCGGGATGCTCCGCGCCGGACTTCTGCTCGCCGTGGCGATGGCCGGGATGTTCTCCGTTCCGGCCGGGCTGTCCGGGGCGCCGGCGGCGCTGTGGGTGGGTGGCTGGTTCATCGCCGGGAACCTGCTGTTCGCCTGCTTCCAGGTGCCGTACCTGACCACGCCGTCGGACCTGCGGGTCGGCTACCACGAACGCACCCGGGTCTTCATGGTCCGGATGCTGTTCCTGACGCTCGGTCTGCTCGGGGCCGGGGTGGCCGCGCCCGCTCTGGTCGCCGCCGGAGGCCGTGGCGACTACGCCCGGATGGCCGTCCTGCTGTCGGTGGTGATGGTGGTGTCCGGGCTGGTCGCCATCACCGGGGTGCGCCGCCTGACCGCCCACGCCGGGTTCCGCGCGCCCGCCGCATCGCACTCCACCCGGGCCGACGTCGCCGCCGCCTGGCGGGACCGGGACTTCCGGGCGCTCGTGCTGTCCTACCTGTTCACCGGCACCACCACGCACCTGTTCCTGGCCGCTCTGCCGTTCTACACCGAGTACGTCTTCGAGAACACCAAGCTCACCGCGGTGTTCATGGGGGCGTTCCTGGGGCCGGCGGTGATCGCCGGGCCGGTGTGGGCCAGGGTGTCCCGCCGCATCGGCAAACAGCGCGGGCTGCTCGTCTCCCAAGGGGTGTTCGTCGCCGGGTCGCTGGCGCCGCTGTCCGGTTACGGTCTCGTCCCGGCCGTGATCATGGTGGTCGCGCTGGGTGTCGCGTTCGCCGGGCTGCAACTGTTCGCCTTCTCGATGGTCCCGGACGCGGTCGCCGCCGCGGCCGTCCAGGACACCACGCGGGCCGGCGCCTACACCGGCGTGTGGACGGCCACCGAAGCCACCGGAACCGCCATCGGCCCCTACCTGTACGCGGCCGTCCTCGCCGCGGGCGGGTTCCTCGCCACCACCGACGGCCAGGCGGTCGCCCAGCCCTCGTCGGCGCGGACGGCGCTGCTGCTCGGTTTCACCGTGGTCCCGGCGGCGTTGATGGCGGTGGCCCTGTTCTTCCAGCTCCGCTGGACCCTGGACCGCCCGGACACTCCGGCGGTCCCGCCGCCCGCCCTCCACCCGTAG
- a CDS encoding inositol monophosphatase family protein gives MSRDLEGARELVVGLAVQAGRLQIERRDTLRMGAPKAHANDVVSDVDIASERLIVEAIHAVWPDDAAQAEEGHGRAGASGWTWIVDPLDGTRNYVSRTGPWSVCIALYQGDQPRMAVVHDPAADETFSAVDGGGALLNGEPIHASSGPPLAEALVGVSFQPNPRTKERAGRVLRELLPVSGDIRRVPAALNLVYQAAGRLDGGLALDTNLWDIAAGALIAREAGVTLGGHGPDFTTELTIGAAPALWAELSAKVRAVA, from the coding sequence ATGAGCAGAGATCTTGAGGGTGCGCGGGAGCTTGTTGTCGGACTCGCCGTGCAGGCGGGGCGGCTTCAGATCGAGCGGCGGGACACGTTGCGGATGGGGGCGCCCAAGGCGCATGCCAACGACGTCGTCTCGGACGTCGACATCGCCAGTGAGCGGCTCATCGTGGAGGCGATCCACGCGGTCTGGCCGGACGACGCCGCGCAGGCCGAGGAAGGGCACGGGCGGGCCGGCGCAAGCGGCTGGACCTGGATCGTCGACCCGCTCGACGGGACCCGCAACTATGTCAGCCGGACCGGGCCGTGGTCGGTGTGCATCGCGCTCTACCAGGGGGACCAACCCCGGATGGCGGTCGTGCACGATCCGGCCGCGGACGAGACGTTCAGCGCCGTCGACGGTGGCGGGGCGCTGCTCAACGGTGAGCCGATCCACGCGTCGAGCGGGCCGCCGCTGGCGGAGGCGCTGGTCGGGGTCAGTTTCCAGCCGAACCCGAGGACCAAGGAGCGGGCCGGCCGGGTGCTGCGTGAGCTGCTGCCGGTCTCCGGTGACATCCGGCGGGTCCCGGCCGCGCTCAATCTCGTCTACCAGGCGGCCGGCCGGCTCGACGGCGGGCTGGCCCTCGACACGAACCTCTGGGACATCGCGGCCGGCGCGCTGATCGCCCGGGAGGCGGGTGTGACGCTCGGCGGCCACGGCCCCGACTTCACCACCGAACTCACCATCGGCGCTGCGCCGGCGCTGTGGGCGGAACTCTCCGCGAAGGTCCGCGCGGTGGCGTAG
- a CDS encoding SDR family NAD(P)-dependent oxidoreductase: MSARDPRGMRVLVTGASGTFGRAISARLDGLGARVVGLDRAPRVNDPVEVLPCDITDDDAVRAAVAEAIELLGGLDLLVNNAGVGGPAPAELSPGAEVRRQLDINLLGTWRVTAACVDELVAARGRIVMLASRMAVMQLPLAAAYGASKRAMVAYADALRLELGTHVGVTCVYPSAVRSPIHDSTAEAGLSLEGMSRYEPLDGVVDTVLRAALSRRVRRDLPTTRRGAVEFFLARHLPALTDRIVARTLAGRVRSGAFGDAALAAGVVARHGDARLTGGGAARNGDGRLTADGVARHGDGR, translated from the coding sequence ATGAGCGCCCGCGACCCCCGCGGAATGCGTGTCCTGGTCACCGGCGCGTCCGGGACGTTCGGCCGGGCGATCAGCGCCCGCCTGGACGGTCTCGGCGCCCGCGTCGTCGGCCTGGACCGCGCGCCCCGCGTCAACGACCCGGTCGAGGTCCTGCCCTGCGACATCACCGACGACGACGCCGTCCGTGCCGCCGTGGCCGAGGCGATCGAGCTGCTCGGCGGGCTCGACCTGCTGGTCAACAACGCCGGAGTCGGCGGGCCCGCGCCCGCGGAGCTGTCACCCGGCGCCGAGGTGCGCCGGCAGCTCGACATCAACCTGCTGGGCACCTGGCGGGTCACCGCCGCCTGTGTCGACGAGCTGGTCGCCGCGCGCGGGCGGATCGTGATGCTGGCCTCGCGGATGGCGGTCATGCAGCTTCCCCTGGCGGCGGCCTACGGCGCTTCGAAAAGGGCCATGGTGGCGTACGCCGACGCGCTCCGCCTCGAGCTCGGCACCCACGTCGGCGTGACCTGCGTGTATCCGTCGGCGGTCCGCAGCCCCATTCACGACTCCACCGCCGAGGCCGGGCTCTCGCTGGAGGGCATGAGTCGGTACGAGCCACTGGACGGGGTGGTCGACACCGTGCTGCGGGCCGCGCTCAGCCGTCGGGTGCGCCGGGATCTGCCCACCACCCGGCGCGGGGCCGTCGAGTTCTTCCTGGCCCGCCACCTGCCCGCGCTCACCGACCGGATCGTGGCCCGGACCCTCGCCGGCCGGGTCCGCTCCGGAGCGTTCGGCGACGCCGCCCTCGCCGCCGGGGTGGTGGCCCGCCACGGCGACGCCCGGCTCACCGGCGGCGGTGCCGCCCGCAACGGGGATGGCCGGCTCACCGCCGACGGTGTCGCCCGCCACGGGGACGGCCGGTGA